One genomic segment of Desulfocapsa sulfexigens DSM 10523 includes these proteins:
- the ispE gene encoding 4-(cytidine 5'-diphospho)-2-C-methyl-D-erythritol kinase has protein sequence MKGFTETVVIKPPAKVNLSLHIIGKRSDGYHDLDSVMQKIDLTDTLTLSRCDEPGVQLYCPGSDVPEDESNLVWKAALLFLKEAGLEDSCGVSIVLEKNIPIAAGLGGGSSDAGCLLTAMNRLLQAGFSQEVLLRLAKSLGADVPFFVVPHSAVRATGIGDRMKEQESLRDCSLLLVNPGFSVSTAWVYENYTLTRMDKDSRLSDPREKGSRSGFVYPLHNDLEAVTIKRYPEIETIKRFMLDNGASSALMSGSGPTVFGVFPDLIDAENDRLHKCAAEFKRKYGKGVFVTRPVINGV, from the coding sequence ATGAAAGGATTCACTGAAACAGTCGTCATTAAGCCTCCTGCAAAAGTTAACCTGAGTCTGCACATCATTGGGAAGCGCTCGGATGGATACCATGATCTGGATTCTGTGATGCAGAAAATCGATCTTACTGACACTTTGACTCTTTCTCGTTGTGATGAGCCGGGAGTGCAGCTTTACTGCCCTGGATCCGATGTTCCTGAGGATGAGTCTAATCTGGTATGGAAGGCAGCACTCCTTTTTTTGAAAGAAGCAGGACTTGAAGATTCGTGTGGAGTCTCGATTGTCCTTGAAAAGAATATTCCCATCGCTGCCGGCCTTGGCGGAGGGAGCAGCGATGCCGGCTGTCTGCTCACTGCTATGAATCGATTGCTGCAGGCAGGGTTTAGCCAGGAGGTGTTACTTCGACTGGCGAAATCATTGGGTGCTGATGTTCCGTTCTTTGTTGTGCCTCATTCAGCAGTGCGGGCCACGGGAATTGGAGATAGAATGAAAGAACAGGAATCGCTTAGAGACTGTTCACTCCTTCTGGTAAATCCCGGTTTTTCTGTCTCCACAGCCTGGGTTTATGAAAATTATACATTGACAAGGATGGATAAAGATTCTAGATTGTCTGATCCTCGTGAAAAAGGTAGCAGGAGTGGATTTGTGTATCCATTGCACAACGATCTGGAAGCTGTAACGATTAAGCGATATCCGGAAATTGAGACTATCAAACGCTTTATGCTTGATAATGGGGCTTCATCTGCTCTGATGTCGGGGAGCGGCCCGACTGTTTTCGGCGTTTTCCCAGATTTGATCGACGCGGAAAATGATCGTTTGCATAAATGTGCAGCAGAATTTAAAAGAAAATATGGGAAGGGTGTTTTTGTTACTCGACCTGTTATAAATGGGGTGTAG
- a CDS encoding DUF1844 domain-containing protein — MTSEFEQGCPCGDGKVPNQEGKCVMPEVTFMALVMSLNSSALFHLGEIANPETGEKLVDFSLARHAIDTLMLLQEKTRGNLDADETEMLKNILYDVKIRFVQVVKDKKMAA; from the coding sequence ATGACTTCTGAATTTGAGCAGGGCTGTCCCTGCGGTGACGGAAAAGTACCAAATCAGGAAGGGAAATGTGTTATGCCTGAGGTTACTTTCATGGCCCTTGTCATGTCTTTGAATTCTTCGGCCCTGTTTCATCTTGGAGAAATTGCAAATCCCGAAACCGGAGAAAAGCTGGTTGATTTCTCCCTTGCACGTCATGCCATAGATACTCTGATGTTGCTGCAGGAGAAGACCAGAGGGAACCTGGATGCTGATGAAACGGAAATGTTGAAAAATATTCTCTACGATGTGAAAATTCGTTTTGTTCAGGTAGTAAAAGATAAGAAAATGGCAGCATAA